In one window of Cellulophaga sp. HaHa_2_95 DNA:
- a CDS encoding amidohydrolase family protein, which yields MKYICTLFFVFIVTSSFNTSLSAAKNSTEKVVYDVVFREGLAGTYEKWKTNKSTVNYYYTYTDRGRGPEFSEELRFNKKGFITSQTVTGVNYLKDSIQEFFKTKKHSATWLNPKGEKKGTFNGDALYFRYDGSPAIYEVLAKLLIAAEDQKVELFPIGEVELIENLPITLSNNTKVKLLMIRGLDMNPTYLWMIGNEMVAKISGNLHVIRTDLKELRLEMKEIQDAIEDKYLTRLTKKLSHTLEEVLIKNVNIFTPQGTILNNQDVLVNGDRITAINDSDDHEIGSEIQVINGQGKTLLPGMFDMHTHNTKFRGMLHVAGGVTSVRDLANNKQLKKLSNQFNTNEIIGPRIVTFGGIIDGDGPYANQRNVVSSVEEGLAEIQEYKELGYQQIKLYSSIRPDWVAPLAKRAHELEMRVSGHIPAFMTATQAINQGYDEIQHMNMVFLNFLSDTIDTRTPLRHTMSAYHGVDLNLKSKEYLDFVELLKTKNIRIDPTVSIFENMFVSVKGEPSPTYVKIIDRLPLLNQRDYYSGGLPKSGEKIARYKGSFNKMLAVVYDLHRKGIEIVPGTDGLPGFLYHRELELYAQAGIPTAEVLQLATIKSAEMTGVSASYGTIEVGKMADLILIDGNPIEDMSAIRNVEWTMKGGTLFYTKEVYQAMGIKHFK from the coding sequence ATGAAATATATATGCACACTCTTCTTTGTTTTTATAGTTACAAGTAGCTTTAATACATCTCTTTCCGCCGCTAAAAATAGTACGGAGAAAGTGGTTTATGATGTGGTTTTTAGGGAGGGTTTAGCGGGTACCTATGAAAAATGGAAGACCAATAAAAGCACAGTGAATTATTATTATACCTATACTGATAGAGGTCGTGGTCCAGAATTTTCGGAAGAACTACGTTTTAATAAAAAGGGATTTATTACCTCGCAAACGGTAACTGGCGTCAACTATTTAAAAGATTCTATACAGGAGTTTTTTAAGACTAAAAAGCATAGCGCAACTTGGTTAAATCCTAAAGGAGAAAAGAAAGGAACGTTTAACGGAGATGCACTTTATTTCAGGTATGATGGCTCTCCTGCCATTTATGAAGTTCTTGCTAAACTTTTAATAGCTGCGGAAGACCAAAAAGTAGAATTATTCCCCATAGGTGAGGTTGAATTGATAGAAAATCTACCAATAACACTGTCAAATAATACAAAAGTTAAGCTGCTGATGATAAGAGGCCTTGATATGAATCCTACATATTTATGGATGATTGGCAATGAAATGGTTGCCAAAATATCAGGAAATCTACATGTTATTCGGACAGATTTGAAGGAGTTGCGTCTAGAAATGAAAGAAATACAGGATGCTATTGAAGACAAGTATTTGACTCGCCTTACTAAAAAACTATCCCACACATTAGAGGAAGTACTCATAAAAAACGTGAATATCTTCACGCCTCAAGGTACGATTCTTAACAATCAAGATGTGTTGGTCAATGGCGATCGTATCACGGCCATCAACGATAGTGATGACCACGAAATAGGTAGCGAGATTCAAGTAATCAACGGACAAGGAAAAACATTACTTCCTGGAATGTTTGATATGCATACGCATAATACCAAATTTAGAGGCATGTTGCATGTGGCAGGAGGGGTAACTTCCGTAAGAGATTTAGCCAATAACAAGCAACTAAAAAAGTTAAGCAATCAGTTTAATACAAATGAAATTATCGGTCCACGAATTGTCACATTTGGGGGTATCATAGATGGAGATGGGCCTTATGCCAATCAACGAAATGTGGTGAGCTCGGTAGAAGAGGGTTTAGCTGAAATACAAGAATATAAAGAGTTAGGCTATCAACAGATTAAATTATATAGTTCTATTAGGCCAGATTGGGTAGCGCCTTTAGCTAAAAGAGCGCATGAATTAGAGATGCGTGTTAGCGGTCATATTCCTGCTTTTATGACGGCTACGCAAGCCATTAATCAAGGGTATGATGAGATACAGCATATGAATATGGTATTCCTTAATTTTTTATCAGATACCATAGATACCCGCACGCCATTAAGGCATACGATGTCTGCATACCATGGTGTAGATCTTAACCTTAAATCTAAAGAATACCTAGATTTTGTTGAGCTGTTGAAAACAAAAAACATACGTATAGACCCTACCGTGTCTATTTTTGAAAACATGTTTGTATCCGTAAAAGGCGAGCCTAGTCCTACTTATGTTAAGATTATAGACAGACTTCCATTACTCAACCAACGAGACTATTATAGCGGGGGACTTCCGAAATCTGGTGAAAAAATAGCACGGTATAAAGGGAGTTTTAATAAAATGTTAGCGGTCGTGTATGATTTACATCGGAAAGGGATAGAAATTGTTCCCGGTACAGATGGTCTTCCTGGATTTTTGTACCACAGGGAGCTTGAACTTTATGCGCAGGCAGGTATTCCTACCGCTGAAGTTTTGCAATTGGCAACTATAAAATCGGCAGAGATGACGGGGGTTTCAGCATCTTACGGCACAATTGAAGTAGGTAAAATGGCAGATCTTATTTTGATAGACGGAAATCCAATAGAAGATATGAGTGCTATACGCAATGTAGAATGGACGATGAAAGGTGGTACTCTTTTTTACACTAAAGAGGTTTATCAAGCCATGGGAATTAAGCATTTTAAATAA
- a CDS encoding VCBS repeat-containing protein yields MKYILFALLSCCMLSVHSQKAKFFNNSRTILGINKERTASMGVGDIDNDGDLDIVAANGRHWPGQNRIFVNNGRGIFTVSKNLGTEQETSYSTELADFDGDGDLDIAVGNDMAPNYIFINDGAGNFTKGESFGEKYGHTRNIVVADIDNDGDIDVLITNRGSENEICLNNGKGVFTEIIGFGDKKDSTIDVEVADMNGDGHLDLILANRDDQPNYVYLNNGNLKFSKKTPYGTGNDVTRSVAVIDLDKDGYKDIVTANIGEPNVIYFGSKKGTYDRKVVFDDSSAESYSLSIGDLNGDDSIDLVVGNVGGPNMVFINSGDATSWEKVQLNNQNFSTYDILTFDLNGDNKLDIIESNSDELNQFYFNKFTPKFP; encoded by the coding sequence ATGAAATATATTTTATTTGCACTTCTTTCTTGTTGCATGCTTTCCGTCCATTCCCAAAAAGCAAAATTTTTTAATAATAGTAGAACCATTCTAGGAATCAATAAAGAGCGTACCGCTTCTATGGGAGTTGGAGATATTGATAATGATGGCGATCTAGATATTGTTGCGGCAAATGGTAGACATTGGCCAGGCCAGAACCGAATTTTTGTAAATAACGGACGTGGAATTTTTACCGTATCAAAAAATTTAGGAACAGAGCAAGAGACAAGTTATTCTACAGAACTCGCAGATTTTGATGGTGATGGTGATTTAGATATTGCTGTCGGAAATGATATGGCTCCTAATTATATTTTTATAAATGATGGAGCAGGGAACTTCACCAAAGGAGAAAGCTTTGGAGAAAAATATGGGCATACTAGAAATATTGTGGTTGCAGATATAGACAATGACGGTGATATAGATGTATTGATTACCAACAGAGGTAGCGAAAATGAAATCTGCTTAAATAACGGAAAGGGAGTCTTCACAGAAATAATAGGCTTTGGTGATAAAAAAGATTCTACCATAGATGTTGAGGTTGCAGATATGAATGGCGATGGTCATTTAGATCTGATATTGGCTAATAGAGATGACCAACCTAACTATGTGTATCTAAATAATGGTAACCTGAAATTCTCCAAAAAAACACCTTACGGAACAGGCAATGATGTTACACGATCTGTAGCAGTAATAGACTTGGATAAAGATGGGTATAAAGATATTGTTACCGCAAACATAGGAGAGCCAAATGTGATCTATTTTGGAAGCAAGAAAGGTACCTATGACCGTAAGGTTGTTTTTGATGATAGTTCAGCAGAATCGTATTCGCTTTCTATAGGAGATTTAAATGGTGATGATAGTATAGATCTTGTTGTAGGAAATGTAGGTGGACCCAACATGGTTTTTATCAACTCGGGAGATGCCACTTCCTGGGAAAAAGTTCAATTAAATAATCAGAATTTTAGTACCTATGATATCCTGACATTTGATTTAAATGGCGATAATAAACTAGATATTATTGAAAGTAACTCTGATGAATTGAATCAGTTTTACTTCAATAAATTCACCCCTAAATTTCCTTGA
- a CDS encoding amidohydrolase family protein: protein MIVKNNSKFMMNKASYMLQMVVLLLVTGCATTPSKWQDISDEGTFFVYRRQSQIGEETYNITSNKDTITVTSIQGENERGRITGVESKLYLTTDLEPISYESRRITSKDTTNIFKMEVNGDQVSIWEKHFDVVTSNKKDAFFAVNSNIPAGIEMMLYQYYFNHEGITSLSTLPRGEVSLTHKGEDIVQIKGEDVALDRYVVEGINWGGRTIWLDKSKNLVALVKANTQIRELIKKGYEEAKPFFIKGNVEEQMAALKKYTTDLKGEQAKVKALVGGDIVDGLSDQILKDMTMIIEDGRIKTIGKRTDVEIPENATVIDVKGKTLIPGLWDMHAHSNQVQWAPAYLAGGVTTIRDNGNELEFATAFRDAIAKDGALGPDILLSGMTDGPGVKGNGIIRARSAEEAKEVVDLYHKNGYEQIKIYTSIEPEILKVLAIEAHKVGMTVTGHVPALVDNANKAVEDGMDMLSHYNRILAVLFPDKKISELGSYFMAKNEITEEQINTAIAFYLKHGTVLDPTLGLGVIRTMQEGELMETIEPDAGKMAYELFEGKRFRSGLNAIRAEQAKKDIMKSAAVIGKFYKAGIPVVAGTDNFAPGFGLFLELETYTKYGDLTPLQAIQTATIVPATAMGRGDETGTLEIGKEADIAILEKNPLENIENLRTVEAVVTNGNYYESEPLWHAADFKSKNDK from the coding sequence ATGATAGTTAAAAATAATTCAAAATTTATGATGAATAAAGCAAGCTACATGCTACAAATGGTTGTGTTGCTTTTAGTTACCGGATGTGCAACTACACCCTCAAAATGGCAAGATATTAGTGATGAGGGTACTTTTTTTGTTTATAGAAGGCAGTCGCAAATAGGGGAAGAAACTTATAACATTACTTCAAATAAAGATACGATAACAGTTACGTCTATTCAAGGTGAAAATGAAAGAGGTCGTATTACGGGTGTAGAATCAAAATTATACTTAACAACTGATCTAGAACCAATATCTTATGAAAGTAGACGTATTACGAGTAAGGATACCACTAATATATTTAAAATGGAGGTTAATGGAGATCAGGTTTCCATATGGGAAAAGCATTTTGATGTAGTTACTTCAAATAAAAAAGATGCTTTTTTTGCAGTAAATAGTAATATTCCTGCTGGTATTGAAATGATGTTATATCAATATTATTTCAATCATGAAGGTATTACATCATTATCAACGTTACCAAGGGGCGAAGTTTCTTTAACACATAAAGGAGAAGACATTGTTCAAATAAAAGGAGAAGATGTTGCATTGGATCGTTATGTTGTTGAAGGTATTAATTGGGGCGGACGTACCATTTGGTTAGATAAGTCTAAAAATTTAGTTGCCTTAGTAAAAGCAAATACTCAAATTAGAGAGTTAATAAAGAAAGGTTATGAAGAAGCTAAACCATTTTTTATCAAAGGTAATGTCGAAGAACAAATGGCAGCGCTTAAAAAATACACTACAGATTTAAAAGGAGAACAAGCTAAAGTTAAAGCTTTAGTTGGTGGTGATATTGTAGATGGTTTAAGTGATCAAATATTAAAGGATATGACCATGATTATTGAAGATGGTCGCATAAAAACAATTGGAAAAAGAACTGATGTAGAAATTCCTGAAAATGCAACAGTTATTGATGTAAAAGGAAAAACATTAATACCTGGTTTATGGGACATGCATGCACATTCAAATCAGGTACAATGGGCACCAGCATACTTAGCGGGTGGTGTTACGACAATTAGAGATAATGGTAATGAATTAGAATTTGCAACGGCTTTTAGAGATGCTATAGCAAAAGATGGAGCCTTGGGGCCAGATATTCTATTGTCTGGTATGACAGACGGGCCTGGTGTTAAAGGTAATGGAATTATAAGAGCTAGATCTGCAGAAGAAGCTAAGGAAGTTGTAGACTTATACCATAAAAATGGGTATGAACAGATTAAGATTTATACCTCAATAGAGCCAGAAATTTTAAAAGTATTAGCTATTGAAGCTCATAAGGTTGGTATGACTGTTACCGGCCATGTTCCTGCATTGGTCGATAATGCAAATAAGGCGGTGGAAGATGGTATGGATATGTTAAGTCATTACAATAGAATTTTAGCGGTATTATTTCCAGATAAAAAAATATCAGAATTAGGGTCATATTTTATGGCTAAAAATGAAATTACTGAGGAGCAGATTAATACTGCAATCGCGTTTTATTTAAAACACGGTACTGTATTAGATCCTACACTTGGTCTGGGAGTTATACGTACCATGCAAGAAGGCGAATTAATGGAAACAATAGAACCAGATGCAGGTAAAATGGCTTATGAACTTTTTGAAGGTAAAAGGTTTAGAAGTGGTTTAAATGCTATACGTGCAGAACAAGCGAAGAAAGATATAATGAAATCTGCGGCGGTAATAGGAAAGTTTTACAAAGCAGGGATACCTGTTGTTGCTGGTACGGATAATTTTGCACCAGGATTTGGACTCTTTTTAGAATTAGAAACCTATACTAAATATGGCGATTTAACGCCTTTGCAAGCAATACAAACAGCTACAATAGTTCCAGCAACTGCTATGGGAAGAGGCGATGAAACAGGGACCTTAGAGATTGGTAAAGAAGCAGATATTGCTATTTTAGAGAAAAATCCATTAGAAAATATTGAAAACCTAAGAACTGTTGAAGCAGTTGTTACCAATGGAAATTATTATGAAAGTGAGCCGCTATGGCATGCTGCAGATTTTAAATCTAAGAACGATAAGTAA
- a CDS encoding RidA family protein, with translation MLERIEKEYDPEQRLKELNIRLPSPPNPVANYVNGVQTGNLIFLAGKGPRYADGTEMTGKLGLDVSIDQGYEGARLTAINQIAVLKYMLGDLKKLKRIVKALAFVNSEPAFVAQPKVINGFSDLMVAVFGDRGIHARAAIGVATLPRAQAVEIEVIVEVYD, from the coding sequence ATGTTAGAAAGGATAGAAAAAGAATATGATCCAGAACAACGATTAAAAGAATTAAATATAAGGTTACCTAGTCCCCCCAATCCTGTAGCAAACTATGTTAATGGTGTACAAACGGGTAACCTTATTTTTTTAGCAGGCAAAGGCCCTAGATATGCTGATGGAACTGAAATGACAGGGAAATTAGGGCTGGATGTCTCTATTGATCAAGGCTATGAAGGTGCTAGATTAACAGCAATAAACCAAATAGCAGTATTAAAATATATGCTAGGCGATTTAAAAAAGTTAAAGCGCATTGTAAAAGCCTTAGCATTTGTAAACTCAGAGCCTGCTTTTGTAGCACAACCAAAGGTCATTAATGGCTTTTCAGATCTTATGGTAGCTGTTTTTGGGGATAGAGGTATTCACGCCCGTGCTGCCATTGGTGTAGCCACATTACCTAGAGCACAAGCTGTAGAAATAGAAGTAATCGTTGAGGTTTACGATTAA
- a CDS encoding MBL fold metallo-hydrolase — translation MSSKTMFFGFLFLGLQYASSQELKLKYFGGAGWELTDGKTTILVDPYLSRVKLGDSPANSKEDPRKNYYESDYFQSDTVVINKHITEADYILVHHSHLDHLGDVPYIAKKTGAKVIATETSCTILRAYGVPEEQLLTVRGGEDYQFDEFSVKVVPSIHSALNDKHYFDARTHEKELKAPLKLEDFIEGGSLMFYVRFNEHKILTAGSMNFLEKEVQGLTPDILLPGVNFSRLEIYKYTERLLKATNFPKTIIPTHWDNFRVPYGYSQEQAIDKKIKPFIKEVKAVSPDAKIIVPVHLETITIK, via the coding sequence ATGAGTTCTAAAACAATGTTTTTTGGATTTCTGTTTTTAGGACTTCAATATGCAAGCAGTCAAGAACTGAAATTAAAATATTTTGGTGGCGCTGGTTGGGAATTGACCGATGGGAAAACAACCATTTTAGTAGATCCTTATTTGTCTAGAGTAAAATTAGGCGATAGCCCTGCAAACAGTAAAGAAGATCCGCGCAAAAACTATTATGAAAGTGATTACTTTCAATCAGATACTGTGGTAATCAATAAGCACATTACAGAAGCTGATTATATTTTGGTACACCACTCTCATTTAGATCATTTGGGAGATGTGCCCTATATCGCAAAGAAAACTGGAGCCAAAGTGATTGCAACAGAAACGAGTTGTACGATACTAAGAGCGTATGGGGTTCCAGAAGAACAGCTGCTTACGGTTAGAGGTGGCGAAGATTACCAGTTTGATGAGTTTTCAGTAAAAGTGGTTCCCTCTATACATTCTGCCTTAAATGACAAGCATTATTTTGATGCTAGAACTCATGAAAAAGAATTAAAAGCGCCATTGAAACTAGAAGATTTTATAGAAGGAGGTTCCTTGATGTTTTATGTTAGATTTAATGAGCACAAAATATTAACGGCAGGTTCTATGAACTTTTTAGAAAAAGAAGTTCAAGGCTTAACACCAGATATTCTTTTACCAGGAGTAAACTTTTCAAGGTTAGAAATTTATAAGTATACAGAACGATTGTTAAAAGCTACAAATTTTCCTAAAACGATAATACCTACACACTGGGATAATTTTAGGGTGCCTTACGGCTATTCTCAAGAACAAGCCATAGATAAAAAGATTAAGCCTTTTATAAAAGAAGTAAAAGCTGTTTCTCCCGATGCTAAAATTATTGTTCCTGTACATCTAGAAACAATAACTATAAAATAG
- a CDS encoding creatininase family protein: MSSLINPLWNEKKVKNYLPHMTVPEVDDFLTKSDLVIIPIGALEQHSSHLPIGTDFINGVEQCKLIAQERDVLVAPVLMAGQSPYHMAFSGSITLSADTIIQVHMETVVSLIKHGFKRFVFMNSHGGNRAITTFLVDQINQKTAGVAVDFGVAIHPYLKLDTHKKPEVLDRHAGTGETSDSLYLMPDLVQLDKATATKLTLPTHLEQMLPEVINEEPTAKLLFLSEALKGEETGKNTSTLEMTKTGVWGELDPKEATVERGAKNINNTVQAAVKFIDKWNDLIKE, translated from the coding sequence ATGAGCTCTTTAATAAATCCACTTTGGAACGAAAAAAAAGTAAAGAATTATTTACCTCATATGACGGTTCCTGAGGTGGATGATTTTTTGACGAAATCTGATTTGGTTATTATTCCTATTGGGGCATTAGAACAGCACTCTAGTCATTTACCTATTGGTACCGATTTTATAAACGGCGTTGAGCAATGCAAACTTATCGCACAAGAACGGGATGTTTTGGTAGCTCCTGTTCTAATGGCAGGGCAGTCTCCCTATCATATGGCCTTTTCGGGATCAATTACCTTATCTGCGGATACCATTATTCAAGTGCATATGGAAACGGTAGTGTCCTTAATTAAGCACGGGTTTAAGCGTTTTGTATTTATGAATTCTCATGGAGGAAATAGGGCTATTACTACGTTTTTAGTTGATCAAATTAACCAAAAAACGGCAGGTGTAGCTGTAGATTTCGGGGTGGCGATACATCCTTATTTGAAATTAGATACGCATAAAAAACCAGAAGTATTAGACCGTCATGCGGGTACAGGAGAGACCTCAGACTCTTTGTATTTAATGCCAGATTTGGTGCAGTTAGATAAAGCTACGGCAACAAAATTAACACTTCCAACACATTTAGAGCAGATGCTTCCGGAAGTAATTAATGAGGAACCAACAGCTAAGTTATTGTTTCTTTCAGAAGCCTTAAAAGGGGAGGAGACAGGAAAAAACACCTCAACATTAGAAATGACTAAAACGGGAGTGTGGGGAGAGCTAGACCCTAAAGAGGCAACCGTAGAACGAGGAGCGAAAAATATCAATAACACTGTACAAGCAGCGGTGAAATTCATTGATAAATGGAATGACCTTATAAAAGAATAG
- a CDS encoding aspartate/glutamate racemase family protein — MKKYIFSFLILALTSYAFVEKEPVQQHKNTTKAHSGMNTLGLIGGTSWHSTIDYYRTINQTINDHFGNNTNPPLIVYTLNQAEVHRYQIENKWDSIATMLVTAALNLNKAGASAVLFCANTPHKVYDDVQGKLDFPVIHIADATAQAIHEKGLKKVLFLGTKYSMEEPFITKRIEVNGIEVLVPQEKKQIEELHRIIQEELTYGIIDKESKKYVLGIIAEAIAAGAQGVVLGCTEFPLMIFQEDLEVPAFNTTEIHSKAGVDYILKN; from the coding sequence ATGAAAAAATACATTTTTAGTTTCTTGATTTTAGCACTGACATCGTATGCTTTTGTAGAAAAAGAGCCCGTACAACAACATAAAAACACTACTAAAGCACATTCAGGAATGAATACATTAGGATTAATTGGTGGCACTTCGTGGCATTCTACTATAGATTATTATAGAACCATCAATCAAACTATAAATGATCATTTTGGAAATAACACCAACCCACCCTTAATTGTCTATACCCTTAACCAAGCAGAAGTACATCGGTATCAGATAGAAAACAAATGGGATTCTATAGCTACGATGTTGGTCACTGCGGCTTTAAACTTAAATAAAGCGGGTGCTAGTGCTGTTCTTTTCTGTGCAAATACCCCGCATAAGGTATATGATGATGTTCAAGGAAAATTGGATTTTCCTGTAATTCATATTGCCGATGCTACGGCTCAAGCAATCCATGAAAAAGGATTAAAAAAAGTACTGTTTCTAGGGACTAAGTACAGTATGGAAGAACCTTTTATAACCAAAAGAATTGAGGTCAATGGTATTGAAGTATTAGTACCGCAAGAAAAGAAGCAAATTGAAGAACTACACAGGATTATTCAAGAAGAACTGACCTACGGTATCATTGATAAAGAATCTAAAAAATATGTACTGGGTATTATTGCAGAAGCTATAGCAGCAGGAGCTCAAGGAGTTGTTTTAGGTTGTACAGAGTTTCCACTAATGATCTTTCAAGAAGATTTAGAAGTACCTGCGTTTAATACAACGGAGATTCATTCAAAAGCAGGGGTAGATTATATTTTAAAAAATTAA
- a CDS encoding DASS family sodium-coupled anion symporter, with protein MQISKQRIGLVLGPLVFSYILFFLHVEGLDYKARAILASVAWIAIWWITEAISIAVTALLPIVLFPLSGGLELSQTTASYGHKYIFLYVGGFILAIAIEKCNLHKRIALSIIKIVGTNITNIILGFMIATALLSMWISNTAATVMILPMGMAIVSQLRDNPNTIKNENILFGKALMLAIAYSASIGGIATLIGTPTNLVLAGVVQTTFGVEITFYQWFVFGFPIALILLFLCWKYLTKFAFKFQQKEFPGGRAEINAQYKALGKMSYDEKMVLAVFLCTAFAWITRSFLLQKLIPQIDDTIISVFFAIALFVLPSSKKKKGLISWEDAVKLPWGVVLLFGGGMALALGFETSGLALWIGNKLVALEAVPFIFLLLILIFAVNFLTEITSNIATTAMLLPVLISLAPTLGVHPYYLMISATVAASCAFMLPVATPPNAVVFGSGYLKIEDMVKKGIWMNLISIIILTLFVYFALPLIWDLS; from the coding sequence ATGCAGATTTCAAAGCAACGTATCGGATTAGTATTAGGGCCACTTGTGTTTAGCTATATTCTTTTTTTTCTACATGTTGAAGGTTTAGATTATAAAGCAAGAGCAATTTTAGCCTCCGTTGCTTGGATTGCAATTTGGTGGATTACAGAAGCCATTTCAATAGCGGTAACTGCATTGTTACCCATCGTGCTTTTTCCATTATCTGGCGGCTTGGAGCTGAGCCAGACGACCGCTTCCTATGGTCATAAATATATTTTTTTATATGTGGGTGGTTTCATTCTTGCTATTGCCATTGAAAAATGCAACCTGCACAAGAGAATAGCTCTTTCCATCATAAAAATAGTGGGAACTAATATTACCAATATCATTTTAGGCTTCATGATTGCTACAGCGCTTTTATCGATGTGGATTTCTAATACAGCTGCTACTGTTATGATTTTACCTATGGGAATGGCTATTGTATCACAATTGCGCGATAACCCCAACACGATTAAAAATGAAAACATTCTTTTTGGGAAAGCATTAATGTTAGCAATTGCGTACAGTGCTTCTATTGGGGGAATTGCTACTTTAATTGGTACACCTACTAACTTGGTGCTTGCTGGCGTTGTTCAGACTACTTTTGGAGTAGAAATAACATTCTATCAATGGTTTGTCTTTGGCTTTCCTATTGCTTTAATTTTATTGTTTTTGTGTTGGAAATATTTAACAAAATTTGCCTTCAAATTTCAGCAGAAAGAGTTTCCGGGAGGTAGAGCGGAAATTAATGCACAATATAAAGCATTGGGTAAGATGTCTTATGATGAAAAGATGGTTTTAGCCGTATTTTTATGTACTGCGTTTGCATGGATCACAAGATCTTTTTTACTTCAAAAATTGATCCCACAAATAGACGATACCATTATTAGCGTATTTTTTGCGATAGCATTGTTTGTGTTGCCATCTAGCAAGAAAAAGAAAGGGTTAATTTCATGGGAAGATGCCGTTAAATTACCGTGGGGTGTTGTTTTACTCTTCGGTGGGGGTATGGCCTTGGCATTAGGTTTTGAAACTAGTGGTTTAGCCCTGTGGATTGGTAATAAATTAGTAGCATTAGAAGCTGTTCCTTTTATTTTCTTACTCTTAATCTTAATTTTTGCCGTAAATTTTTTAACAGAAATAACCTCTAATATTGCTACCACAGCAATGTTATTGCCCGTGCTCATCTCTTTGGCGCCTACATTAGGCGTGCATCCATATTATTTAATGATAAGTGCAACTGTAGCGGCATCATGTGCCTTTATGCTTCCTGTAGCCACACCACCAAATGCAGTAGTATTTGGGTCTGGGTATTTAAAAATTGAGGATATGGTTAAAAAAGGAATTTGGATGAATCTGATCTCCATTATCATTCTAACCTTATTTGTATATTTTGCTTTGCCTCTAATTTGGGATTTAAGCTAG